A genome region from Flavobacterium sp. CFS9 includes the following:
- the sucC gene encoding ADP-forming succinate--CoA ligase subunit beta, translating into MNIHEYQGKEILASYGVRIQRGIVANNAVEAVAAAKQLTAETGTGWHVIKAQIHAGGRGKGGGVKLAKNLQQVEELAEQIIGMQLITPQTSAEGKKVNKVLVAEDVYYPGESETSEFYVSVLLNRGTGRNMIMYSTEGGMDIEEVAEHTPHLIFTEEIDPTVGLQGFQARRIAFNLGVTGNAFKEMVKFIDALYNAYVGSDASMFEINPVLKTSDNKILAVDAKVNIDDNALYRQPKYAEMRDIREENPIEVEAKEVGLNYVDLDGTVGCMVNGAGLAMATMDLIKYAGFEPANFLDVGGTADAKRVETAFRIILKDPNVKAILINIFGGIVRCDRVAQGVVDAYKNMGDAINVPIIVRLQGTNAEIAKELIDNSGMPILSAVQFQEAADQVKAALS; encoded by the coding sequence ATGAACATACACGAATATCAAGGAAAAGAAATTTTAGCAAGTTACGGAGTACGCATTCAACGCGGAATTGTGGCTAACAATGCGGTTGAAGCTGTGGCTGCTGCAAAACAATTAACTGCCGAAACTGGTACAGGATGGCATGTGATAAAAGCACAAATTCACGCAGGTGGACGTGGAAAAGGTGGTGGAGTGAAGTTGGCTAAAAACTTGCAACAAGTTGAAGAACTTGCTGAACAAATCATCGGAATGCAATTGATTACTCCTCAAACTTCTGCTGAGGGTAAAAAAGTAAACAAAGTTTTAGTTGCTGAAGATGTTTACTATCCTGGTGAAAGCGAAACTTCTGAGTTTTATGTTTCTGTTTTATTGAATAGAGGTACAGGACGTAACATGATTATGTATTCTACCGAAGGTGGAATGGATATCGAAGAAGTTGCTGAGCATACACCACACTTAATCTTTACTGAAGAAATTGATCCAACTGTTGGATTACAAGGTTTTCAGGCAAGAAGAATTGCTTTTAACTTAGGTGTTACTGGAAATGCTTTTAAAGAAATGGTGAAATTCATCGATGCTTTATACAACGCTTACGTTGGTTCTGATGCATCTATGTTTGAAATCAACCCGGTTTTGAAAACTTCAGATAACAAAATTCTTGCTGTAGATGCTAAAGTAAATATCGACGATAACGCTTTATACAGACAACCAAAATATGCTGAGATGAGAGATATCCGTGAGGAGAATCCAATCGAAGTTGAAGCTAAAGAAGTAGGTTTGAACTATGTAGATCTTGACGGTACTGTAGGTTGTATGGTAAACGGAGCTGGTCTTGCAATGGCAACTATGGATTTAATTAAATACGCTGGTTTTGAGCCTGCTAACTTCTTAGACGTTGGTGGAACTGCTGATGCTAAACGTGTTGAAACGGCTTTCCGTATCATCTTAAAAGATCCAAACGTAAAAGCGATCTTGATTAATATCTTCGGAGGAATCGTTCGTTGTGACCGTGTTGCTCAAGGTGTTGTTGATGCTTACAAAAACATGGGTGATGCTATCAATGTGCCAATTATCGTTCGTTTGCAAGGAACAAATGCTGAAATTGCAAAAGAATTAATTGACAACTCTGGAATGCCAATTTTATCAGCTGTTCAATTTCAGGAAGCTGCTGACCAAGTTAAAGCTGCATTATCTTAA
- the gltB gene encoding glutamate synthase large subunit yields the protein MKVKEQGLYLPEFEHDNCGAGFICNLNGIKSNDIIHKALDILIKLEHRGAVSSDGRTGDGAGILFDIPHDFFKKVCDFEIPETREYAVGMVFLPKSKNQVSFCMNTFESTVKDQNLKILGWRDVPVEVENLGQIAAEKEPTVKQVFVSKNGQDLTENEFNAKLFAARKIAEHAIRGSKTSESHMFYFSSLSTTTIIYKGLLMPEDISRYYVDLKDPDLVTRLALVHQRFSTNTFPSWDLAQPFRYMCHNGEINTLRGNVSRMRAREEFMQSKIFGDDIKKLFPIILEGKSDSASMDMVVELLLMTGRSLPEAMMMVVPEAWEKHQTMSPEKKAFYEFNACIMEPWDGPASIPFTDGNVIGALLDRNGLRPSRYTLTKSGFVIMSSEIGVLDIDPEDVIQHGRLEPGKMFLVDMNEGRIIEDDEVKKSIVTKRPYKEWVDTNLLPLSKIPYTNNPTPVEKLDFLTRQKLFGYTIEDLKTIINPMGGQGAEAISSMGNDTPLAVLSDQPQLLYNYFKQLFAQVTNPPLDGIREEIITDISLAIGGDFNIFEIESKQCKKLKIQNPVISNEDLDKIRNIDHADFKSATISTLYKIEKGVNGLERALEKCVEATFKAVSEGCNIIILSDRGVSEELAPIPMLLACSYIHHSLNILQVRSKFGIIIESAEPREPHHFALLFGYGASAINPYMVNEIIHDQVNQGFIKGVKADYAIVNYNKAIAKGIVKIMNKIGISTLHSYRAAQIFEILGLNKTFTSKYFPYTPSRIEGIGLMEVEKEVKKRFQKAFPNSKIANLLSLEIGGIYRWRRGGEKHMFNPTTISKLQQAVRLNSPESYKEYSNMVNEQSSNLMTIRGLFEFNNLDPISIDEVESWTEIVKKFKTGAMSYGSISQEAHENLAIAMNRIGGKSNSGEGGEDPKRFQKEINGDSRNSAIKQVASGRFGVSINYLTNAKEIQIKMAQGAKPGEGGQLPGEKVVPWIAETRNSTPYVGLISPPPHHDIYSIEDLSQLIYDLKNANREARVNVKLVSEVGVGTIAAGVAKAKADVILISGYDGGTGAAPLTSLQHTGIPWELGLAEAQQTLILNDLRSRVVLECDGQLKTGRDVAIAALLGAEEFGFATAPLVASGCIMMRACHLNTCPVGIATQDPELRRNFKGTPEHVINFMYFIAEELREIMAQLGFRTLKEMVGQSQKLNVDKAIKHYKANGLDLSSILYKPEKAKTVPNHNTTQQDHQLENVLDFDIIKEAIPSIYRKEKTRVTFKIKNTDRSVGAILSNEISKIYGAQGLPDDTILVDFEGSAGQSFGAFATNGLSFKIHGNCNDYLGKGLSGGKLIVKVPPTATFKPEDNIIIGNVALYGAITGEAYINGIAGERFCVRNSGATAVVEGIGDHGCEYMTGGTVVVLGKTGRNFAAGMSGGVAYVYDPNQQFDTRVCNMEMVAFDPIEDEDVRKLRKLIKNHSLYTNSPLAKRILADWENEQQNFVKVMPTDYKKALQRIAEEKKIEELIAG from the coding sequence ATGAAAGTTAAAGAACAAGGGCTTTATTTGCCTGAATTTGAACACGACAATTGTGGTGCAGGATTTATTTGTAATCTGAATGGTATTAAATCAAATGATATTATTCACAAAGCATTGGATATCTTAATAAAATTGGAACATCGTGGTGCAGTTAGTTCTGATGGAAGAACTGGAGACGGAGCTGGAATTTTATTCGACATCCCACATGATTTTTTTAAAAAAGTATGTGATTTTGAAATCCCTGAAACACGTGAGTATGCAGTAGGAATGGTTTTTTTACCAAAAAGCAAAAACCAGGTTTCTTTTTGTATGAACACTTTCGAATCAACTGTTAAGGATCAAAATTTAAAGATTCTGGGTTGGAGAGATGTGCCGGTTGAAGTGGAAAATTTAGGGCAAATCGCCGCAGAAAAAGAACCAACAGTTAAACAGGTTTTTGTTAGTAAAAATGGTCAGGATTTAACTGAAAATGAATTTAATGCAAAACTTTTTGCAGCTAGAAAAATTGCTGAACATGCCATCAGAGGATCTAAAACCTCTGAAAGCCATATGTTTTATTTCTCTAGTTTATCGACCACTACCATAATATATAAAGGTCTCTTGATGCCGGAAGACATCAGCCGCTATTATGTTGACTTAAAAGATCCCGATTTAGTGACTCGTCTGGCCTTAGTGCACCAGCGTTTCTCTACCAATACATTCCCATCCTGGGACTTAGCACAGCCGTTTCGATACATGTGTCACAACGGTGAAATCAACACGCTTCGCGGAAACGTCAGCCGCATGCGTGCCCGTGAAGAATTTATGCAAAGCAAAATTTTTGGCGATGATATCAAAAAACTATTTCCAATTATCTTAGAAGGAAAATCAGATTCTGCTTCTATGGATATGGTAGTAGAACTTTTATTAATGACAGGACGTTCCTTACCGGAAGCCATGATGATGGTAGTTCCTGAAGCCTGGGAAAAACACCAGACCATGTCTCCGGAGAAAAAAGCCTTCTATGAGTTTAATGCTTGTATTATGGAGCCTTGGGATGGTCCTGCTTCTATTCCGTTTACTGACGGTAATGTGATTGGTGCGCTATTAGACCGTAACGGATTACGTCCGTCACGTTATACCTTAACCAAAAGCGGTTTCGTAATCATGTCATCAGAAATTGGTGTTTTGGATATCGATCCGGAAGATGTGATTCAGCACGGTCGTCTTGAGCCGGGAAAAATGTTCCTGGTAGACATGAACGAAGGCCGTATTATCGAAGACGACGAGGTAAAAAAATCGATCGTTACCAAACGTCCTTACAAAGAATGGGTCGATACAAACTTATTGCCTTTATCTAAAATTCCTTATACCAACAACCCTACTCCGGTGGAGAAACTGGATTTCCTGACCCGACAAAAGTTGTTTGGTTACACGATTGAAGATCTAAAAACCATCATTAACCCCATGGGTGGTCAGGGTGCTGAAGCCATCAGTTCTATGGGAAACGATACTCCACTGGCCGTTTTGTCAGACCAGCCACAATTGCTGTACAACTACTTCAAGCAATTGTTTGCGCAGGTAACTAATCCCCCTTTAGATGGTATTCGTGAAGAAATTATTACCGATATCAGTTTAGCCATTGGAGGTGATTTCAATATTTTTGAAATTGAATCCAAACAATGTAAAAAGCTAAAAATCCAAAATCCGGTTATTTCTAACGAGGATTTGGACAAAATAAGAAACATTGACCACGCAGATTTCAAATCGGCTACTATTTCTACCTTATACAAAATAGAAAAAGGAGTTAACGGACTGGAGCGCGCACTTGAAAAATGTGTTGAGGCAACCTTCAAAGCCGTTTCTGAAGGATGTAATATCATTATTTTATCAGACCGAGGCGTAAGCGAAGAACTTGCTCCAATACCGATGTTACTGGCTTGTTCGTACATTCATCACTCTTTGAATATCCTGCAGGTTCGTTCAAAATTCGGAATCATAATCGAATCTGCGGAACCTCGTGAACCTCATCATTTTGCTTTATTGTTCGGATACGGGGCCAGCGCCATCAATCCGTACATGGTAAATGAGATCATTCACGATCAGGTGAATCAGGGCTTCATCAAAGGTGTAAAAGCAGATTATGCGATTGTCAATTACAACAAAGCCATTGCAAAAGGAATCGTTAAAATCATGAACAAAATTGGTATCTCTACTTTACATTCGTACAGAGCTGCACAAATTTTCGAGATTTTAGGATTAAACAAAACTTTTACTTCAAAATATTTCCCATACACTCCGTCAAGAATTGAAGGAATTGGTTTGATGGAAGTTGAAAAAGAAGTGAAAAAACGTTTCCAAAAAGCGTTTCCAAATTCCAAAATTGCCAACTTACTTTCTCTCGAAATTGGAGGTATTTACAGATGGAGACGCGGTGGAGAGAAACACATGTTCAACCCGACGACTATTTCTAAATTACAACAGGCCGTTCGTCTGAACAGTCCTGAAAGCTATAAAGAATACTCCAACATGGTCAACGAGCAAAGCTCAAATCTAATGACCATCAGAGGTTTATTTGAATTCAACAATTTAGACCCGATTTCTATTGATGAAGTAGAATCATGGACTGAAATTGTGAAAAAATTTAAAACCGGAGCCATGTCTTATGGTTCGATCAGTCAGGAAGCACACGAGAATTTAGCGATTGCCATGAACAGAATTGGCGGAAAAAGTAATTCCGGAGAAGGCGGAGAAGATCCGAAACGTTTCCAGAAAGAAATTAACGGAGATTCAAGAAACAGTGCGATCAAACAAGTAGCTTCGGGACGTTTTGGGGTTTCGATCAACTACCTGACCAACGCTAAAGAAATCCAGATTAAAATGGCTCAGGGAGCGAAACCTGGTGAAGGAGGACAGCTTCCGGGAGAAAAAGTAGTACCATGGATTGCTGAAACCAGAAACTCTACGCCGTATGTAGGTTTGATTTCACCTCCTCCACACCATGACATTTACTCGATTGAAGATTTATCTCAGTTGATTTACGATTTGAAAAATGCAAACCGTGAAGCCCGTGTCAATGTAAAACTAGTTTCTGAAGTTGGAGTTGGAACCATCGCAGCCGGTGTTGCCAAAGCAAAAGCTGACGTGATCCTGATTTCAGGTTATGACGGAGGAACCGGTGCTGCACCATTAACCTCTTTACAACACACGGGAATTCCGTGGGAATTAGGTTTGGCCGAAGCACAGCAAACTCTAATCTTAAACGATTTAAGAAGCCGTGTCGTTTTAGAATGTGACGGACAGTTAAAAACAGGTCGTGACGTTGCTATTGCTGCATTATTGGGAGCAGAAGAATTTGGTTTTGCCACTGCACCGCTTGTAGCTTCCGGATGTATTATGATGAGAGCCTGTCACCTGAATACCTGCCCGGTGGGTATTGCGACTCAGGATCCTGAATTGAGAAGAAACTTCAAAGGAACTCCGGAGCACGTCATCAACTTCATGTATTTTATTGCTGAAGAACTAAGAGAAATCATGGCACAACTAGGTTTCAGAACTTTAAAAGAAATGGTGGGTCAATCACAAAAATTAAATGTAGACAAAGCGATCAAGCATTACAAAGCCAATGGTTTAGACCTTTCATCGATTCTGTACAAACCGGAAAAAGCCAAAACGGTTCCCAATCACAATACAACACAACAAGATCACCAGCTTGAAAATGTATTGGATTTTGATATCATTAAAGAAGCAATTCCATCGATTTACAGAAAAGAAAAAACCAGAGTTACCTTTAAGATTAAAAATACAGACCGTTCTGTAGGTGCCATTTTGAGTAATGAAATCTCAAAAATTTATGGCGCACAAGGATTACCTGATGATACTATTTTAGTTGATTTTGAAGGTTCTGCCGGACAAAGTTTTGGTGCTTTTGCCACCAACGGATTGTCGTTTAAAATTCACGGAAACTGTAATGATTATTTAGGAAAAGGTCTTTCGGGAGGAAAATTAATTGTAAAAGTCCCTCCTACTGCCACTTTCAAACCTGAAGACAACATCATTATCGGAAACGTTGCCCTTTACGGAGCTATTACCGGAGAGGCTTATATTAATGGAATTGCCGGAGAGCGTTTCTGTGTTCGAAATTCCGGAGCGACTGCCGTTGTGGAAGGAATTGGAGATCACGGATGCGAGTACATGACGGGAGGTACAGTGGTTGTTTTAGGAAAAACAGGACGAAACTTCGCTGCAGGTATGAGCGGTGGTGTTGCTTATGTGTACGACCCGAATCAACAATTCGATACAAGGGTATGCAACATGGAAATGGTTGCTTTTGATCCTATCGAAGACGAAGACGTGAGAAAACTAAGAAAGCTGATCAAAAACCACTCTCTGTACACCAACAGTCCATTAGCCAAAAGAATTTTAGCAGACTGGGAAAATGAACAGCAAAATTTCGTAAAAGTAATGCCAACAGATTACAAAAAAGCACTACAACGAATTGCAGAAGAGAAAAAAATAGAAGAATTAATAGCGGGGTAA
- a CDS encoding DUF5694 domain-containing protein: MKKIILLLLAVIAFNTVSGQSKKKQILLLGTFHFENPGLDVAKINSFNVMSDKSQKELENIANKIKKFGPNKIFVEWNYQKQDKLDKFYNRNTDSLLQKRADEIVQVALRSAKKLGHKKLYGIDYNNADFPYDSLVKGMAAAGQFDLIKKNEETMKYYEKSQNEKIAKYSLTELLLDINTKKSNEDNIGWYVQTATKGGKTDDFVGAYLVSEWYRRNLYMYALIQKLTESKDDKIMVLLGAGHTALIRDFVLHNPDFEIVELATILK; this comes from the coding sequence ATGAAAAAAATCATCTTACTATTACTTGCTGTTATCGCATTTAATACCGTTTCCGGACAGTCAAAGAAAAAACAAATACTCTTACTTGGAACTTTCCATTTTGAAAACCCGGGACTTGACGTTGCCAAAATCAACAGTTTTAATGTCATGTCAGACAAAAGCCAAAAGGAACTGGAGAACATTGCCAATAAAATTAAAAAGTTTGGTCCTAACAAGATTTTCGTAGAATGGAATTATCAAAAACAGGACAAACTGGACAAATTCTACAATAGAAATACGGACAGTCTGCTTCAAAAAAGAGCGGATGAAATTGTACAAGTCGCTTTAAGATCAGCTAAAAAATTAGGTCATAAAAAGTTATATGGCATTGATTACAACAACGCCGACTTTCCATATGATAGCCTCGTAAAAGGAATGGCAGCTGCCGGTCAGTTTGATTTGATCAAAAAGAATGAAGAAACTATGAAATATTATGAAAAGAGTCAAAATGAAAAAATTGCCAAATATTCACTTACCGAATTACTTCTAGACATCAATACCAAAAAATCAAATGAAGACAATATTGGCTGGTACGTTCAAACGGCAACTAAAGGGGGTAAAACAGATGATTTTGTGGGGGCTTATTTAGTTTCGGAGTGGTACAGAAGAAACCTTTATATGTATGCTTTAATTCAAAAGCTAACCGAAAGCAAAGACGACAAAATAATGGTTCTGTTAGGTGCCGGACATACTGCCCTAATTAGAGATTTTGTTCTACACAATCCTGATTTTGAAATTGTAGAACTGGCAACGATTTTAAAATAG
- a CDS encoding LytR/AlgR family response regulator transcription factor — MKLKCIIVDDEPPATRILENYIGKVSFLEKTAVFNDALKVLEFLNTHRVDVIFLDIQMPQLTGLQLSRIISKDIKVIFTTAYPDFALEGFELNAVDYLLKPIAFERFYQAVSKLNTDSKTELVSSSSTDFIFVKTDGKNKFKKLLLEEILFVESLQNYVCIHTSNQQIITHSSLKNVIESLPEKGFVQIHKSYVVALKHIESTDNFSVFVNGKELPIGATFKDSFFEKIEGNKI; from the coding sequence ATGAAATTGAAGTGTATCATTGTTGATGATGAACCGCCCGCAACGCGTATTCTGGAAAATTATATCGGGAAAGTATCTTTTTTGGAAAAAACAGCTGTTTTCAATGATGCGTTGAAAGTATTGGAATTTCTAAATACACATAGAGTTGATGTTATTTTTCTGGATATTCAGATGCCGCAGCTAACGGGTTTACAGCTTTCGAGAATCATTTCTAAAGACATAAAAGTAATTTTTACAACGGCTTATCCCGATTTTGCTTTAGAAGGATTTGAATTGAATGCTGTAGATTATTTACTAAAACCAATCGCTTTTGAACGATTTTATCAGGCAGTTTCCAAACTCAATACAGATTCAAAAACAGAATTGGTATCGAGTAGTTCAACAGATTTTATTTTTGTTAAAACAGACGGAAAAAACAAATTTAAAAAGCTGCTTTTAGAGGAGATTTTGTTTGTGGAAAGTCTTCAGAATTATGTTTGCATTCATACGTCGAATCAGCAGATTATTACACATTCGTCCCTGAAAAATGTTATTGAATCGCTGCCGGAAAAAGGTTTTGTTCAAATTCATAAATCGTATGTGGTAGCTTTAAAACATATTGAGTCAACAGATAATTTCTCCGTTTTTGTAAATGGTAAAGAGCTTCCGATTGGGGCTACTTTTAAAGATTCCTTTTTTGAAAAGATTGAGGGGAATAAGATTTAA
- a CDS encoding sensor histidine kinase, whose translation MKLKIPLSYHIFLFLGLYITFNLWEIGINNRDLDLVFNRISFMFNISFIVVIFIVYFLNFHTFCKWFLNKKKILLFVISIPVSLLIFAAIRYFVQEVILYELTGIHNYAKETREISYYIKDNFFFGLPAVVLSSLAYLFFHFQETQKQNQELVLENKKAELQMLKSQVSPHFLFNTLNFFYSQLVLREDEMASDILVLSDLLRYVITETEKDEVLLSKEIQFVENYIHLQKKRFEDQLYLDFVIEGNYSTEKILPSVLVHFMENVFKHGKLNKEEEKAVIVIVIKENFLELSTFNYNGAGENYSSTGIGFDNLCKRLEHAYKGEFTLEKIAEKNTFKTYLKIPLKK comes from the coding sequence ATGAAGCTGAAAATACCATTGTCTTATCATATCTTTCTTTTTCTGGGATTGTATATCACCTTTAATCTTTGGGAAATTGGGATAAACAATCGGGATCTGGATCTTGTATTCAACAGGATTTCCTTTATGTTTAACATTAGTTTTATAGTGGTAATCTTTATTGTCTACTTTTTGAATTTTCACACTTTTTGTAAATGGTTTTTAAACAAAAAGAAAATTCTTTTGTTTGTGATTAGCATTCCTGTCTCCTTGTTGATTTTTGCTGCGATACGTTATTTTGTTCAGGAAGTGATACTATATGAGCTCACAGGAATTCATAATTATGCAAAAGAAACCAGAGAGATCAGCTATTATATTAAGGACAATTTTTTCTTTGGCCTGCCTGCTGTTGTTTTAAGCAGTCTGGCTTATCTGTTTTTTCATTTTCAGGAAACGCAAAAACAAAATCAGGAATTAGTATTAGAAAATAAAAAGGCAGAACTCCAAATGTTGAAATCGCAGGTGAGTCCGCATTTTTTGTTTAACACCTTAAATTTCTTTTACAGTCAGCTGGTTTTGAGAGAGGATGAAATGGCTTCGGATATTTTGGTACTTTCGGATTTGCTGCGTTATGTGATTACAGAAACGGAGAAAGATGAGGTATTGCTTTCTAAAGAAATTCAGTTTGTAGAAAACTACATTCATTTGCAGAAAAAAAGATTTGAAGATCAGCTTTACCTGGACTTTGTAATTGAAGGAAATTATTCAACAGAAAAGATTCTTCCGTCGGTGCTGGTACATTTTATGGAGAACGTTTTCAAACATGGAAAATTGAATAAAGAAGAGGAGAAAGCGGTTATTGTTATCGTAATAAAAGAAAATTTTTTAGAGCTGTCAACCTTTAACTATAATGGTGCAGGTGAAAATTATTCTTCAACCGGAATCGGTTTTGATAATCTTTGCAAACGTTTGGAGCATGCTTATAAAGGTGAGTTTACACTCGAAAAAATAGCAGAAAAGAATACCTTTAAAACCTATTTAAAAATACCATTAAAAAAGTAA
- a CDS encoding DUF1456 family protein, with amino-acid sequence MTNNDILKKLRVALMLRDDQIVEILELVDFRISKSELGAFFRAEDHPNYMECGDQVLRNFLNGLVIHLRGTKENPKNPNDVLARHKAQIPKKDSTKDRPEFKAAPKDSERARGDQSPSRTSSAAKRPKKKEFPKGNGKPVVVEKVVYKNGKNKK; translated from the coding sequence ATGACAAACAACGATATCCTAAAAAAACTTCGCGTGGCTTTGATGCTCCGTGACGACCAAATAGTAGAAATTTTAGAATTAGTAGATTTCAGAATTTCAAAATCAGAATTGGGCGCTTTTTTTAGAGCGGAAGATCACCCAAATTATATGGAATGCGGCGATCAGGTTTTGCGTAATTTCTTAAACGGACTGGTAATTCATTTAAGAGGAACGAAAGAAAACCCTAAAAACCCAAATGATGTTTTAGCCAGACACAAAGCTCAGATTCCCAAAAAAGACAGTACGAAGGACAGACCTGAATTTAAAGCTGCTCCTAAAGATTCTGAAAGAGCAAGAGGCGATCAAAGTCCATCAAGAACAAGTTCCGCTGCCAAAAGACCTAAGAAGAAAGAATTTCCAAAAGGTAATGGAAAACCGGTAGTGGTAGAAAAAGTAGTTTATAAAAACGGTAAGAATAAAAAGTAA